One Vallitalea pronyensis genomic region harbors:
- a CDS encoding carbohydrate ABC transporter permease, protein MKSSNVLRALTYTVLILGAASMIIPFLWMLSTALKTDAATFVLPPEIIPKNITLHNFIKVSQLMPIFRFFMNSLGVALTITVGQLIICSMGGFAFARIDFKGRNLIFLLYLGTLMVPSQVTLTPLFILMKYLGWINTYKALIIPSMFKIAFGTFLMKQFFMNVPKSIEEAAFLDGVGYFRLFKSIFVPLAKPALATLSIFSFMESWNNFLWPLIVTNDTLHMTLPLGLSVLQGRWETNWNLLMAGTVINVLPILIVYIFAQKYFIEGLTHTGIK, encoded by the coding sequence ATGAAATCTAGTAATGTATTAAGAGCATTAACCTATACCGTTTTGATTCTTGGGGCTGCATCCATGATTATTCCTTTTCTATGGATGTTATCCACTGCTTTAAAGACAGACGCAGCTACTTTTGTACTTCCACCTGAAATCATTCCGAAAAACATCACGTTGCATAATTTTATCAAGGTATCCCAACTGATGCCCATTTTCCGATTTTTTATGAACAGTTTAGGGGTAGCACTGACCATTACAGTAGGTCAGCTTATTATCTGTTCCATGGGAGGATTTGCTTTTGCAAGAATTGATTTCAAAGGGCGTAATCTTATCTTTTTGCTTTATCTGGGTACGTTAATGGTGCCTTCTCAAGTAACTTTAACACCGCTTTTTATACTCATGAAATACTTGGGATGGATTAACACATACAAAGCTCTTATCATACCATCGATGTTTAAGATTGCCTTTGGTACATTTTTAATGAAACAGTTTTTTATGAATGTTCCAAAAAGCATTGAGGAAGCCGCTTTCTTAGATGGCGTAGGGTATTTTAGGTTATTTAAGAGTATTTTTGTGCCTTTGGCAAAACCTGCTCTTGCGACGTTATCGATTTTTAGTTTTATGGAGTCATGGAATAATTTCTTATGGCCGTTAATTGTTACCAATGACACGTTACATATGACCTTGCCGCTTGGGTTATCGGTATTGCAAGGGAGGTGGGAAACAAACTGGAACTTACTCATGGCTGGTACAGTCATTAATGTTTTGCCAATTTTAATTGTGTATATATTTGCACAGAAATATTTTATTGAAGGATTGACACACACAGGCATCAAATAA
- a CDS encoding carbohydrate ABC transporter permease, with protein MQKTVKRKRRLAAMLFLLPGFLGMLVFLFIPIGASFVLSFTEWDLLGDPKFIGAYNYIDLLSNEDFRSALQHTLTFIVGYLPSVIFLSLLIAILLNSKVRGIVAFRAIYFIPVVSSWVAVSMIWKWLLNPQYGVINYLLSLIGVQGPMWLYDPNWAMFAIIITSVWKDLGFVMVIFLAGLQGIPKFYYEAANIDGAGVIAKFRHITVPLLRPTTFFVLIISLINSFQVFDQVWIMTEGGPAGATSVIVEQIYKNAFSYYKMGVASAMSWVLFIIILTITVIQNRLQKRWIDYEI; from the coding sequence ATGCAGAAAACGGTGAAACGAAAAAGAAGATTAGCGGCCATGTTATTTTTACTGCCTGGATTTCTAGGCATGCTGGTATTTTTGTTTATACCTATAGGTGCGTCATTTGTATTGAGTTTTACAGAGTGGGATTTGCTTGGTGATCCAAAGTTTATTGGGGCATATAATTATATTGATTTGTTAAGTAATGAAGATTTTAGAAGTGCCTTGCAACATACACTGACTTTTATCGTAGGCTATCTACCTTCAGTTATCTTCTTATCCTTATTAATTGCTATTCTCCTTAACAGTAAAGTGAGAGGCATTGTTGCTTTTCGCGCCATATACTTTATTCCAGTGGTATCGTCGTGGGTGGCTGTATCCATGATCTGGAAGTGGTTGCTTAATCCACAATATGGTGTCATCAATTATCTCTTGTCTCTCATTGGTGTGCAAGGCCCCATGTGGCTATACGACCCTAATTGGGCCATGTTTGCCATTATTATAACCAGTGTATGGAAAGACCTGGGCTTCGTTATGGTCATCTTCCTTGCAGGACTTCAAGGTATACCCAAGTTTTATTATGAGGCAGCCAACATTGATGGCGCCGGGGTTATAGCCAAGTTCCGTCATATCACTGTGCCCCTGCTTCGTCCTACAACATTTTTTGTACTCATTATCTCCCTCATTAACTCCTTTCAAGTATTCGATCAAGTATGGATTATGACGGAGGGTGGACCAGCAGGAGCTACCAGTGTTATTGTGGAACAGATTTACAAAAATGCTTTTTCTTATTATAAGATGGGTGTTGCATCGGCCATGTCTTGGGTATTATTTATCATTATCCTCACCATCACAGTGATTCAGAATAGACTTCAGAAGAGGTGGATTGACTATGAAATCTAG
- a CDS encoding LacI family DNA-binding transcriptional regulator, with amino-acid sequence MNKRVTIKDVAKEAGVSIATISYVLNKKGRVREETEEKVMAAVKKLNYIPDISARSLVSKSSKLLGVVIPQTEVDRQLMLNNPFYSEFLSGVEYYARKHNFQIIVSGTDIDKKYLDMALERNMDGIIVMGMYPDAFYEELKKSNIPIVLVDSYCNDHYFHSVQINDRYGAYLGTKHLIENGHEHIGILTGKIKAGGVVEERYLGYQDALKEYGLKTTKDLVFEGVVDFNYGIESAKEIIKNKKITALFASADILALGVIKGLKGLGSKVPDDISVMGFDDIYISEIFDPGLTTVKQDIYKKGQKAVEIIVKSITQDNNAKQEIVLPVDIMERETVKRLSAKS; translated from the coding sequence GTGAATAAAAGAGTAACCATAAAAGATGTAGCTAAGGAAGCAGGCGTATCCATCGCCACCATATCCTATGTATTGAATAAGAAAGGACGGGTGCGTGAAGAGACGGAAGAAAAGGTTATGGCTGCTGTGAAAAAACTGAATTACATTCCGGATATATCGGCTAGAAGCTTAGTCAGCAAGAGCTCTAAGCTGTTAGGTGTGGTGATTCCCCAGACAGAAGTGGATCGTCAATTAATGCTGAACAATCCATTTTATAGTGAGTTTCTTAGTGGTGTGGAGTACTATGCAAGGAAACATAATTTCCAAATCATTGTTTCAGGAACAGATATTGATAAAAAGTATTTGGATATGGCCTTAGAACGTAATATGGATGGCATCATTGTCATGGGGATGTACCCGGATGCTTTTTATGAGGAGTTAAAGAAGAGTAATATACCCATTGTATTAGTGGATAGCTATTGCAATGATCACTATTTCCACAGCGTTCAGATTAATGACCGATACGGTGCTTATCTAGGGACCAAACACCTTATTGAAAATGGTCATGAGCACATTGGTATTTTGACAGGTAAGATAAAAGCTGGTGGTGTTGTAGAAGAACGTTACCTTGGGTATCAAGATGCTTTGAAAGAGTACGGTCTTAAAACGACGAAAGACCTTGTTTTTGAAGGGGTTGTTGATTTTAACTACGGCATTGAATCGGCGAAAGAAATCATCAAAAACAAAAAAATTACCGCTTTATTTGCCAGTGCAGATATTCTAGCTCTTGGGGTGATAAAAGGGTTAAAAGGGCTAGGCAGTAAGGTACCGGATGATATATCCGTTATGGGCTTTGATGATATTTATATTTCGGAAATTTTTGACCCTGGGCTGACCACTGTCAAACAGGACATTTATAAAAAAGGACAGAAAGCAGTTGAGATTATCGTCAAGAGCATTACGCAGGATAACAATGCTAAACAAGAAATCGTATTACCAGTAGACATTATGGAAAGAGAGACAGTAAAACGACTATCAGCTAAAAGTTAA
- a CDS encoding glycoside hydrolase family 65 protein has translation MMIKEQSNPWCIVQDVMDAAREGFYESLFSLGNGYMGVRGFHEDDCHKLPHERSQFIAGIFDAIDSGVTDMVNTPHYLHTTFTVDGEPFDPHEGKILDYKSVLNMKEGTLTRTILWENNQGQITKIEKERFMSLHQLHLACLRYTLTPMNYSGELMIETGIDGHVRNNPIHDDQMKANNKTVKLLEEVDVTGGVRNGYMEMVTKTRQDAIAESYVVKPLIPEEDIVENTKIQRDAYVCSRFMIRACQDRPYTFEKYISIFTSRDQVEGLKDTTLRLSEEASHIGYSALHHDHAQAWAKKWQIADIEISGNHRIQQAIRYNIFQLIQTNAEHDHRVSIGARGIMHGRYKGCYFWDTEIFMLPFFLYTNPEAAKNLLLYRYYTLEGARDNAKALNLKGVKYPWMSSADGREQCESWDTGSCEIHINGDIPYAIHHYYQVTGDVDFILDYGAEIYIETARYWSSRFSYDKGQDIYNMLFVKGPNEYGGVTLNNTYTTFMARHNLELAIEGIALLKEHQRWHDLAEKLDFDHKELDRWQDIRDKAVIHYDEGRQLYIEDQHFFDLEPVSLDDFKDGETPLYQKICFDRLQRYRVLKQADVIQLMTLLPKAFTQAEKMAAWHTYEPITLHDSTLSYGTHALFAATLGLDEAAWDYFEKSVVLDMEDVMHNTDTEGIHFASLGISWQAIIFGFAGVVVEEDGLSMYPRMPQQWDKIQFKIIYRKNLMDVTIMGNAAEVTLCEESQTEHIDMKIWHQVLSLEKGKSKQVNKTAAQINNQQQLG, from the coding sequence ATGATGATAAAGGAACAGAGTAATCCATGGTGCATTGTTCAAGATGTTATGGATGCAGCTAGAGAAGGATTTTATGAAAGTTTGTTTTCACTGGGTAATGGCTATATGGGGGTGAGAGGATTTCATGAGGATGATTGTCATAAGCTGCCTCATGAACGTAGTCAATTCATAGCAGGTATTTTTGATGCGATTGATTCAGGTGTGACAGATATGGTGAATACACCACATTACTTGCATACAACGTTTACAGTAGATGGCGAACCTTTTGATCCACATGAAGGCAAAATATTGGACTATAAAAGTGTACTGAATATGAAAGAAGGTACACTCACACGGACCATTCTGTGGGAAAACAATCAAGGGCAGATAACGAAGATTGAGAAGGAAAGGTTTATGAGTTTACACCAATTACATTTAGCCTGCCTTAGATATACCTTAACACCTATGAATTATAGCGGGGAACTGATGATTGAAACGGGAATAGACGGTCATGTCCGTAACAACCCTATCCATGATGATCAGATGAAAGCGAACAATAAAACCGTGAAGCTATTAGAGGAAGTGGATGTAACGGGTGGTGTAAGAAACGGCTACATGGAGATGGTCACGAAGACCAGACAAGATGCCATTGCTGAGAGTTATGTCGTGAAACCGTTAATACCTGAAGAGGATATAGTCGAAAATACCAAGATTCAAAGAGATGCTTATGTATGCAGCCGTTTTATGATTAGAGCTTGCCAAGATAGACCCTATACCTTTGAGAAATACATCAGTATTTTTACGTCAAGGGATCAGGTAGAAGGACTTAAGGATACCACATTAAGGTTAAGTGAAGAAGCGAGTCATATAGGGTATAGCGCTTTACACCATGACCATGCACAAGCATGGGCTAAGAAATGGCAGATAGCAGATATTGAAATAAGTGGTAATCATCGTATTCAGCAAGCTATCCGGTACAATATATTTCAATTAATTCAGACCAATGCAGAGCATGATCATCGTGTCAGTATTGGGGCCAGAGGCATCATGCATGGCCGTTACAAAGGATGCTACTTCTGGGATACAGAGATATTTATGTTGCCATTTTTTCTCTATACCAATCCAGAAGCCGCTAAGAATCTTTTGCTATACCGTTATTACACCCTTGAAGGCGCTAGGGATAATGCAAAAGCCTTGAACCTTAAGGGGGTAAAATACCCTTGGATGTCCTCAGCAGATGGCAGGGAACAGTGTGAATCATGGGATACGGGTTCCTGTGAGATACACATTAACGGGGATATTCCTTATGCCATTCATCATTATTATCAAGTGACAGGGGATGTGGATTTTATACTGGATTATGGGGCAGAGATATATATTGAAACAGCCAGGTATTGGAGCAGCCGTTTTTCTTATGATAAGGGTCAAGATATCTACAACATGCTTTTTGTAAAGGGACCGAACGAGTATGGCGGTGTCACCCTGAACAATACTTATACCACGTTTATGGCACGGCATAATCTAGAATTGGCCATAGAAGGGATTGCTTTATTAAAAGAGCATCAAAGATGGCATGACCTTGCTGAAAAATTAGATTTTGATCATAAGGAGTTAGACCGTTGGCAGGATATACGGGATAAAGCGGTGATCCATTATGATGAGGGAAGGCAATTATACATTGAAGATCAGCACTTTTTTGATTTAGAACCCGTGTCCTTAGATGATTTCAAAGATGGCGAGACGCCCCTTTATCAAAAAATCTGTTTTGATCGTCTGCAACGCTATCGGGTACTAAAACAGGCAGATGTGATTCAGTTGATGACCTTATTGCCTAAGGCATTTACACAGGCAGAAAAAATGGCTGCATGGCACACGTATGAGCCCATCACTTTACACGATTCAACCCTTAGCTATGGCACCCATGCATTATTTGCAGCCACATTAGGTTTAGATGAGGCGGCATGGGATTATTTTGAAAAAAGTGTTGTATTAGATATGGAGGATGTGATGCATAATACAGATACAGAAGGTATTCATTTTGCTTCACTTGGTATCAGCTGGCAAGCCATCATCTTTGGTTTTGCAGGGGTGGTAGTAGAAGAGGACGGTTTATCCATGTATCCTAGAATGCCTCAGCAATGGGATAAGATACAATTCAAAATCATCTATCGAAAAAATCTCATGGATGTAACCATCATGGGAAATGCAGCAGAAGTTACCTTATGTGAAGAAAGCCAAACAGAACACATAGACATGAAGATATGGCATCAAGTATTATCTTTAGAAAAGGGAAAAAGTAAGCAAGTAAATAAAACAGCCGCCCAGATCAATAACCAGCAACAGCTTGGGTAA
- a CDS encoding BlaI/MecI/CopY family transcriptional regulator gives MREYRLTDTESKFADIIWANEPLPSRELVKICAMELSWKKSTTYTMLKRLEHKEIFKNKEGMVSACIKKDAFYAERSKLFVEDTFEGSLPKFLASFTRSKKLSHQEIDALQRLIDEHKEG, from the coding sequence TTGCGAGAATATAGACTTACGGATACAGAATCAAAGTTTGCAGATATCATCTGGGCTAATGAGCCTTTGCCTTCAAGAGAACTTGTAAAAATCTGCGCTATGGAGCTAAGCTGGAAAAAATCAACCACTTACACCATGCTCAAACGCCTTGAACATAAGGAAATCTTTAAAAACAAGGAAGGTATGGTATCTGCATGCATAAAAAAAGATGCTTTTTACGCAGAACGCAGCAAGCTCTTTGTGGAAGATACCTTTGAGGGCTCACTACCAAAGTTTTTGGCCTCTTTCACAAGAAGCAAAAAATTAAGTCATCAAGAAATAGATGCATTACAAAGGCTCATTGACGAGCATAAGGAGGGGTAG
- a CDS encoding M56 family metallopeptidase, whose translation METLFLQILKMSVTASYVIICIILVRFLLKRAPKIFSYALWLVVLFRLICPLSFESMFSFVPADTQVPMQNIMHPHTQDSSDRLIPITPVVTDNRLPVNTVQPVNESATRTWVSFGAVLWLLGIAILLAYSILTAIGLYINLKSSKHVADNIYEKSGIQTPFVFGILKPKIYLPTCISEKERVYIIKHEQTHIKRFDHIIKPIAYLVLCIHWFNPLVWLAFFLMSEDMELSCDERVIKQLGSAIKKDYTTSLLSLSTGKRVIRGCPLAFGENNTKGRIMHILNYKKPGFWVVIVAVIAVAAVYIGLMSNPQQHHMTVEDYALAFIEQDIASHEKNHGHNYQIIDSAITTLEKLAAFDAMYASPLELWRFEYRLKPDDASKVMFAGGMYMDDGWIIDESGGERMLIFSYENDRPKYIGSMWSMEDNLTTLAGQETVLRKYLEETGLLPRVTYKGNHVLVKFPLSLGDMSQLFLSQPVIQGEQGIWCVERWKDTNGNLYYASPITDGLIMDYYRDLQEQCDQGHQPALLDPLQVALDYTNTHIGIDGLHLTLDDLKVQYDATVEDFAKTPESHFTAYITTFSVEDEGFHFDRFEWLTYDDTDRLKELNIDPDSLPNGYYIHNHDTYPMHGSTTEQTQYRLVNRLDEAPHVSVSKQDFNAYLEQFTDYSPPFSIIAKDGYVVSITEIYVP comes from the coding sequence TTGGAGACGTTATTTTTGCAGATTCTGAAGATGAGTGTAACGGCAAGTTATGTTATTATATGCATTATCTTGGTTCGTTTTCTACTCAAAAGAGCTCCTAAGATTTTTTCCTATGCCCTTTGGTTGGTTGTACTCTTTCGACTGATATGCCCACTTTCTTTTGAAAGTATGTTTAGTTTTGTGCCTGCTGATACCCAAGTACCCATGCAAAACATCATGCATCCTCACACGCAAGATAGCAGTGATCGCTTAATCCCTATAACCCCTGTGGTAACGGATAACAGATTACCTGTCAATACTGTTCAACCTGTCAATGAAAGCGCCACACGGACATGGGTTTCTTTTGGAGCAGTCCTATGGCTGCTTGGTATAGCCATTTTATTAGCCTACAGTATTTTAACGGCTATAGGACTTTATATTAACTTAAAGTCTTCGAAACATGTGGCGGACAATATTTATGAGAAGAGCGGCATCCAAACACCCTTTGTGTTTGGCATCCTTAAACCTAAGATATACCTTCCAACATGTATATCGGAAAAGGAAAGGGTGTATATCATCAAGCACGAACAAACCCATATAAAAAGATTTGACCATATCATCAAGCCTATTGCATACTTGGTCCTGTGCATTCACTGGTTTAACCCTCTTGTTTGGTTGGCTTTCTTTCTCATGAGCGAAGACATGGAATTATCTTGTGATGAACGTGTGATTAAACAGTTGGGCAGTGCTATTAAAAAAGACTATACAACATCTCTCTTATCCCTGTCCACTGGAAAACGGGTCATCCGTGGCTGCCCTCTCGCCTTTGGAGAGAACAATACAAAAGGACGCATTATGCACATATTAAACTATAAAAAACCTGGATTCTGGGTAGTTATTGTAGCTGTTATTGCCGTAGCAGCTGTTTATATAGGACTTATGAGTAATCCCCAGCAACATCATATGACCGTAGAAGATTACGCTCTTGCCTTCATTGAACAAGACATCGCATCCCATGAAAAAAACCATGGCCATAACTATCAGATTATAGACAGTGCTATTACAACACTTGAGAAGTTAGCTGCTTTTGATGCTATGTATGCATCACCTTTAGAGCTATGGCGTTTTGAATATCGTCTGAAACCGGATGATGCAAGCAAGGTTATGTTCGCAGGGGGTATGTATATGGATGATGGTTGGATCATTGATGAAAGTGGTGGTGAACGCATGCTTATCTTTTCATATGAGAATGATCGACCTAAGTATATAGGCAGTATGTGGAGTATGGAGGATAATTTGACAACACTTGCTGGTCAAGAAACCGTATTGCGTAAATATCTTGAAGAAACAGGCTTATTGCCCCGTGTAACCTATAAGGGCAATCATGTACTTGTTAAGTTCCCATTGTCACTGGGGGATATGAGTCAGCTTTTTTTATCTCAACCAGTGATTCAAGGCGAACAAGGCATTTGGTGTGTGGAACGTTGGAAAGATACCAATGGTAACTTATACTACGCATCCCCTATAACGGATGGGCTTATCATGGATTATTACCGTGACTTACAGGAACAATGTGATCAGGGGCATCAACCCGCTCTACTTGATCCCTTACAGGTTGCTCTCGACTATACAAATACCCATATAGGTATTGATGGCCTTCATCTTACACTTGATGACCTTAAGGTCCAATATGATGCAACCGTTGAGGACTTTGCCAAAACACCAGAGAGCCATTTCACGGCTTACATCACAACATTTAGTGTTGAGGATGAAGGCTTCCATTTTGATCGGTTTGAGTGGTTGACATATGATGATACGGATCGACTGAAGGAACTAAACATTGATCCAGATAGTCTGCCCAATGGTTATTACATACACAATCATGATACGTATCCCATGCATGGCAGCACCACTGAACAGACCCAATATCGTCTTGTTAACCGATTAGACGAAGCACCTCATGTATCTGTTAGTAAGCAGGATTTTAACGCATACCTGGAGCAGTTTACGGATTACTCACCACCCTTTTCCATTATAGCAAAAGATGGGTATGTGGTGAGCATTACTGAGATATATGTACCATAA
- a CDS encoding pentapeptide repeat-containing protein, whose product MMIKDREHYWDEDFSGMRLSMTSLTGCVFQNCNFKNAYMHELATKSCQFINCDFTATELNASHHHYSAFTNCKFRFSNLFSTKFQDCKMTGSNFIETNISGITIIAGDWSYVHMNGCYFKGLDLRQVNFKQANLFKANLEKADLREADFTQAILSGASLKGADLRGAKIDGVDVKALDFNKTKIDLSQAVIIAEAYGAVYEEG is encoded by the coding sequence ATGATGATAAAAGATAGGGAACACTATTGGGATGAGGATTTTTCGGGGATGAGGTTATCCATGACATCCCTGACCGGCTGTGTTTTCCAAAATTGTAATTTTAAAAATGCTTACATGCATGAGTTAGCCACCAAGAGTTGTCAATTTATCAACTGTGACTTTACAGCAACAGAGCTCAATGCGTCACATCACCACTATTCGGCATTCACCAATTGCAAATTCAGATTTAGTAATCTGTTTAGCACTAAGTTTCAAGATTGTAAGATGACAGGTTCTAATTTTATTGAAACCAATATAAGCGGTATCACCATTATCGCTGGTGATTGGTCTTATGTCCATATGAATGGGTGCTATTTTAAAGGGCTTGACTTGCGACAGGTTAACTTCAAGCAAGCGAATCTATTTAAGGCCAATTTGGAAAAAGCTGATTTACGAGAAGCTGATTTTACCCAAGCCATCTTGTCAGGGGCGTCCTTAAAAGGGGCAGACTTAAGAGGTGCTAAAATTGATGGTGTGGATGTGAAAGCCCTTGATTTCAATAAAACAAAGATTGATTTAAGCCAAGCAGTGATCATTGCAGAAGCTTACGGTGCTGTTTATGAAGAGGGTTAA
- a CDS encoding phosphotransferase enzyme family protein encodes MPAHNGCVNTVFHMRSTTAEGYVRVTTRQDRTMADLLGEINFIRHLDAKGVSVATPYTSKDGQTVSMVEHMEQVFCYVIFRVAIGEQLSHRGYKYMEGVPLSKHHYNCGRILGQVHKASETYVLTDGHKRHHILDYVKVLMETYLPYDMIIVREKINTCMNQLEALKKNPKSYGMIHGDFGDGNYNIDYSNGQITLFDFDDCGYCWYMHEIASAWSASRGWVMYEQDLEQRKVLMDNIFASIVEGYRSVRPLEDTSIEQLPLYLKFIEIEWFLDELRYRSLTEGTIDFEDQELQEIIHCIENDILYFGLFEED; translated from the coding sequence ATGCCAGCTCATAATGGATGTGTCAATACAGTTTTTCATATGCGCAGTACAACAGCAGAAGGTTATGTGAGAGTGACCACAAGGCAGGATAGAACTATGGCCGATTTGCTGGGTGAAATTAACTTTATTCGTCATTTGGATGCCAAGGGTGTATCCGTGGCCACACCGTATACTTCAAAAGACGGTCAAACTGTCTCCATGGTGGAACATATGGAGCAGGTGTTCTGTTACGTGATCTTTCGGGTAGCCATTGGTGAGCAATTAAGCCATCGAGGTTACAAGTATATGGAAGGTGTGCCTCTAAGCAAACACCACTATAATTGCGGTCGAATTCTTGGTCAAGTACATAAAGCTTCGGAGACATATGTACTAACCGATGGGCATAAGCGGCATCATATTCTAGACTACGTCAAAGTGTTAATGGAAACTTATTTGCCTTATGACATGATTATCGTTCGAGAAAAAATCAATACATGTATGAATCAGTTGGAAGCACTTAAGAAGAATCCGAAGAGTTATGGTATGATTCATGGTGACTTTGGTGATGGTAATTATAACATTGACTATAGCAACGGACAAATAACCCTTTTTGATTTTGATGATTGTGGTTACTGTTGGTATATGCATGAGATAGCATCTGCTTGGTCAGCTTCTAGAGGCTGGGTCATGTATGAGCAAGATTTGGAGCAGCGAAAAGTGTTAATGGATAACATATTCGCATCCATTGTAGAAGGGTATCGCTCTGTCAGACCACTGGAGGATACTTCCATAGAACAGCTGCCCTTATACTTAAAGTTCATTGAGATAGAGTGGTTTCTTGATGAACTAAGGTATAGGTCTTTGACAGAAGGGACCATTGATTTTGAGGACCAAGAGCTACAGGAAATAATCCACTGTATAGAGAATGATATTCTGTATTTTGGATTGTTTGAAGAGGATTAG
- the sfsA gene encoding DNA/RNA nuclease SfsA, whose translation MTYNDMVEGIFLERPNRFIAKVLIEGQLETVHVKNTGRCKEILIKGTKIFLQKSNNPNRKTKYSLISAYKDKLLINIDSQVPNDVVYEAIISHKIPELQHLHVVKREQKYKNSRFDMYFEGENRKGFVEVKGVTLEKEGLAMFPDAPTERGTKHVKELIDAMKEGYEGYVFLLIQMAGINKFVPNVKTDPKFSAALKQAKDAGIHILCYNCYVTDDAIEIGHRAEVVV comes from the coding sequence ATGACTTATAACGATATGGTAGAAGGTATTTTTTTAGAACGTCCTAATCGATTCATTGCTAAAGTGCTTATAGAAGGGCAGCTTGAAACGGTACATGTAAAAAACACAGGACGTTGTAAGGAAATTCTTATAAAAGGTACCAAAATTTTTCTTCAAAAAAGCAATAACCCAAATCGGAAAACGAAATATTCCCTTATTAGTGCCTATAAAGATAAGCTGCTTATTAACATTGATTCTCAGGTGCCAAATGATGTGGTTTATGAGGCCATCATCAGCCATAAGATACCTGAACTTCAGCATTTACATGTTGTTAAACGGGAACAAAAATATAAAAATTCCCGATTTGATATGTATTTTGAAGGAGAAAACAGAAAAGGATTTGTGGAAGTAAAAGGCGTTACGTTAGAAAAAGAAGGTCTAGCCATGTTCCCAGATGCGCCTACAGAGAGGGGAACAAAGCATGTAAAAGAGTTGATAGATGCCATGAAAGAGGGCTATGAAGGCTATGTGTTTTTACTCATACAGATGGCTGGCATTAATAAATTCGTGCCCAATGTGAAAACAGACCCTAAGTTCAGCGCCGCACTAAAACAGGCGAAAGATGCAGGTATACATATATTGTGTTATAACTGTTATGTAACAGATGATGCCATAGAGATTGGCCATCGAGCAGAAGTGGTCGTATAA